Genomic DNA from Deltaproteobacteria bacterium:
CAAGGCGGCCGCGATGATGCAGAATCGCGCCTCGGCAGCATTGATGGCGCCGCCGACGGACCGCCACTTGATCAACGCCGGCTTCAAGCGCTTGGTCTACATGGGCGACGAATTCAAAAACGTGCCCTTCAGCGCGCTGCAGGCCATGCAAAAGCAAGTTCAGGAAGAGCCGGACGTGACGCAACGCATGGTCAACGCAGTCATGAAGGCGCTTTATTGGACGCGCGCCAACCGCGAGGGCGCCATCGATATCATCATGAAAGCTGGGAGAATGAATGAACGCCCGGTGGCGGCGTCATTGTGGGATTTGATGCGCGACGCCTATATTCCTGCGCTCAGCGCGGATGGCCTCTACAAACGGGCGGAATTGGAATTTGCCGTGTTGAAAGAGAAACCTAACTTCAAGCCGGAACAGTTTGTCGACGATCGGTTTTACAAAACTGCATTGAAGTTACTAGCCAAAGAACCTGGGGCGAAACTGTAAGTCTGACTAAATTCATTTCTCGCGCAAAGACGCAAAGACGCAAAGGCGCCAAGGTTCGGATCAAAAACCCGAAAGAAAGTTTCAGAGGAGCATCCAGATGGCGGAAAAAACTCTCGAAGAGATCAAAGCCGACATCGCGCACCGCGCCGGGCGCATCAATCCGTTCGAGCGGGTGAAGAAGCAAGATGTCGATGACATTCTGAAAAACTTGACGAGTCTCGATCCAGAGCTGTGGGGCCGCGAGTGGGGCAAGTTCGGTGACAAGTATGAAACGCTTGGTGACGAACAGTTAAAGCAGAGCAAGACCAAAGATGCGGGCGAAACGTTCTACCTCGCCTACGAATATTTCCGCGTTGGCCGCTATCCGGTGCCGAGCAGCCCGGAGAAAAAGAAGTGCTACGCGGGTGCGCTAAGAACTTTTCTCAAGGCCGCGCCGTATATGGATCCGCCGCTGGAGCGCTGTGAGATTCCCTTCGAAGGGAAGAAAGTCGTCGGTTATCTGCAAGTGCCCAAGGGCGTCACCCGCCCGGCGGTGGTCATGCACTGGGGCGGCGTCGACGGCTGGAAAGAAGATCGCCGGACTAACAATGACGTGTTGCTCAAGATGGGCATCGCTTGTTTCACCATCGACATGCCGGGCGCCGGTGAGAATCCGTGCCTTGGGCAAGAGCCGAAAGCGGAACGGACATTTTCCGCGGCGATGGACTATTTGGAAACCCGCAAGGACATCGACGGCAAGCGCATCGCTTGCATGGGCGGCAGCTTTGGCGGCTACTGGGCGGCGAAGCTGGCGCATACTGAACCGAAACGGCTGCGCGGCGCGGTAAATTGGGGCGCCGGTGTGCACCGCACGTTCCAAGAAGAGTGGCTGCGCCCAGCGCTGACGCTGACCGCGTCGCAATATCTCATGGGGCCGTCGAGCCTGCTCGACGCGCGCTCTTATATATTCGGCGTGAAGACATTGGAAGAAGTTCTTAAGACCGCGCCGACATTATCGCTCGTGACGCAGGGGCTGATCGATCAACCCAGCGCGCCGCTGCTCTGCATCAACGGCAAGGACGACGACCAGCATCCGATCAGCGATCTTTATCTGCTCGCCGAGCATGGCAGCCCGAAAGACTTGCGGATCATGGAAGGCGCCGGCCACATGGGGCGAAAAAAAGGACAGTCGAACGACGAGGTGGTGAATATCGTCACCACCTGGCTGAAAGAAAAATTAGCCTAGAAGAATCTGGAATCTGAAATTTGGAATTTGAGATTACGAACGAAGTGAGGACCCATGCCTCGCATTGCAACCATCGACAAGAAAGAAGACCTAAAACCGGAAGATCAAAAAATTTACGACGCCATCGCGCAAAGCCGCGGTGTGGTCGGCGGACCGTGGAAGGCGCTGTTGCACAGCCCCGAGATGGCCTATCGGACTATGCACCTTGGCAGCTACGTGCGGTTCGAGTCGACGCTAGACCATAAGGTGGTCGAGTTTGCCGCCCTGGTCGCCGCGCGGGAGCTGGAGTGCAAGCATGAGTGGGCGGCGCATGTAGGGCATGGACAAAAAGCTGGCATCCCGATGGAAACGATCCGCGCGGTTTATCAGAAGAAGCCGGCCGAAGCGTTTTCATTTGAAGACTCACAGATCGTCAGCTTTGTGCGCGAGATGATTCACAGTCATCGCGTCAGCGAGCCAACGTATCAGGCGATCTATGGCCGCTTTGGCGAAAAGGGCATGGTCGAGCTAACGGCGACCATCGGTTACTACGCTATGCTGGCTTGTACGCTGAACACTTTTGATGTTTACACGGCGACGCCGCCGGATGATTTGAAAATTTGAGCGGGAGAATGCGGCAAAATTCCCTCGGAGTCCTTCGACAAGCTCAGGACGAACGGAGTATTTAGTCCGTTCGCTAAGCAGGTGCTCGACGGCCCTACGCGCTCAGGCGTGCCGGTTCTTGCTCACGTAGTAGGTCGGAGTAGAAGAGCGAGACGACGCGGTTGCGGCCGCTGCCCTTAGCTTTGTAGAGGGCGCAATCGGCACGCTGCACGACGTCGTGCCAGGGTTCCTGGCCGGCGGCTTCGTCGGGGCCGCTCAGGCCGCCGCTGATGGTGACGACTTTGAGTGGATGTTTCTCGTGGGCAATTTTCTTGTCCATCACGCCATAGATCATCCGGTGGGCGAGGGTCTTGGCGCCTTCGCGCGAAGTTTCCGGCAGCAAGACTAGCAGCTCCTCACCGCCGTAGCGGTAAACGCGGTCGGTTTTGCGTACGCTCTCCTTGAGTAGTCCCGCCACTTCTTTCAAAGCCTCATCCCCGGCAACATGACCGTAGTGGTCGTTGTAGAGCTTGAAATGATCGACGTCGAAGAGCACCACGGCGTAGGGACGCTGATAGCGCAGCGCCGAGGCATGCGTAAAGTTGAGATCGACCTCCATGGAGCGGCGGTTACCAATCTTCAAGAGCGGATCTTCGAGCGACATCTCGCGTAATTTCCTATTGACGTCCATCAACTCTTGGGTGCGATTGGCCACGGCGCGTTCGAGAATTTCCGTTTGAGTCTCGAGCACGCGAAAATGAGCCGAGACCAAGTCTGTTTGGGTGACCAGACCGACGAGTTCTCCAGAACCATCGACGACTGGAAGATGGCGAATCTGATTTGATTTGGCGAGGACGAGCGCTTCAAAGAGCTGGGTGTGTTCGGCGACGGTAACCGGTGGGGCAGACATGACCGCTCCCGCCGGCGGATCGTAGTCTTTGCCTTGCTGCTGCAGCTCAAGAAAACGTTTGACAATGTCGCGCTCGGTGACAATGCCGACGGGCCGATTGTTTTCGACCACCACCATGCAGGAGTGACGATTATCTTTCATCGTCTGGACCACCTGCGACAGGGGGGTCGTGGGGGTGGTGCATTTCACCGCTTTGGTCATCAGACTTCTTATTTCGAGATCCTGCATGATTCTCCCGTGCCCGCTTTGCGAGCGCATCGCGGACGCTGCATTTTTTGGAATAAATCGGCGTTTGCGTGTGCAGCTTTAGTACTTGTCTCTAAATGCACCGCGGGTGCTCCGATCAGGCGGGAGCCTCCGAAGAACGGATGGAAGCTTCTCAATGGGACAAAGAATTCCCGAGTTGACACCATCCCCGCCCGGCGGATAGGCTTCAAAAAAAATCGCTGAAAGGAAACGTTAATGAAACTCCAAGGACAAGTCGCGCTCATTACCGGCGCGGGGCGTAATATCGGCAAGTCGATGGCGAAGCTATTCGCCAGCGAAGGCGCCAGGATCATCGTCGCGGAAATGCACGAAGGGCGCGGTCAATCGGTCGTCGATGAAATCAATAAATCCGGCGGCCAGGCGGGGCTCGTCTTGGGCGACGTGTCAAAGTCAGCAGACGTGCAGCGGATGGTCAAAGACGCGGTGGCCAAGTTTGGCGGCATCGATATTCTCGTCAATAACGCGGCGCTGACCGATCACGCCAATATCTTCGAC
This window encodes:
- a CDS encoding alpha/beta fold hydrolase — protein: MAEKTLEEIKADIAHRAGRINPFERVKKQDVDDILKNLTSLDPELWGREWGKFGDKYETLGDEQLKQSKTKDAGETFYLAYEYFRVGRYPVPSSPEKKKCYAGALRTFLKAAPYMDPPLERCEIPFEGKKVVGYLQVPKGVTRPAVVMHWGGVDGWKEDRRTNNDVLLKMGIACFTIDMPGAGENPCLGQEPKAERTFSAAMDYLETRKDIDGKRIACMGGSFGGYWAAKLAHTEPKRLRGAVNWGAGVHRTFQEEWLRPALTLTASQYLMGPSSLLDARSYIFGVKTLEEVLKTAPTLSLVTQGLIDQPSAPLLCINGKDDDQHPISDLYLLAEHGSPKDLRIMEGAGHMGRKKGQSNDEVVNIVTTWLKEKLA
- a CDS encoding carboxymuconolactone decarboxylase family protein translates to MPRIATIDKKEDLKPEDQKIYDAIAQSRGVVGGPWKALLHSPEMAYRTMHLGSYVRFESTLDHKVVEFAALVAARELECKHEWAAHVGHGQKAGIPMETIRAVYQKKPAEAFSFEDSQIVSFVREMIHSHRVSEPTYQAIYGRFGEKGMVELTATIGYYAMLACTLNTFDVYTATPPDDLKI
- a CDS encoding diguanylate cyclase, with protein sequence MRSQSGHGRIMQDLEIRSLMTKAVKCTTPTTPLSQVVQTMKDNRHSCMVVVENNRPVGIVTERDIVKRFLELQQQGKDYDPPAGAVMSAPPVTVAEHTQLFEALVLAKSNQIRHLPVVDGSGELVGLVTQTDLVSAHFRVLETQTEILERAVANRTQELMDVNRKLREMSLEDPLLKIGNRRSMEVDLNFTHASALRYQRPYAVVLFDVDHFKLYNDHYGHVAGDEALKEVAGLLKESVRKTDRVYRYGGEELLVLLPETSREGAKTLAHRMIYGVMDKKIAHEKHPLKVVTISGGLSGPDEAAGQEPWHDVVQRADCALYKAKGSGRNRVVSLFYSDLLREQEPARLSA